The Sediminispirochaeta smaragdinae DSM 11293 genome has a segment encoding these proteins:
- a CDS encoding AMP-dependent synthetase/ligase: MRTIVTLLHQAEKRYGDRPYLTTKTDEGWSPISFHSADTLSRTAAAWFLHQKGKRGDRVALLAEGRPEWVISEFAMIKAGLVSVPLSIKLLSEEVPFRLNHSSCRYVVLSRITLGKLLDTWKQVETKPLLILLDDPDDDEHNRMEGLGITKGPGWISWSSIIKEGRLLLEAEPELVEQSEALIAEDDTVNICYTSGTTGNPKGIMLTHLNYWTNANDAVNHFKLPDAECETLVILPLDHSFAHTVAIYAALARGITLHFVDARGGSMSILRNIPVNLTETNPTFLLTVPALSGNFMKKIIHGIAQQGSLVEKLFHSGITAGIVLEGDGFHKPSLSTRLRYTPIHRMAKALVFNKVKAIFGNRIGFCVGGGALLEVKQQQFFAALGVPIFQGYGLTEAAPIISANTPHRHKYGTSGSIMPSVTCKIMKSETEEAKVGEIGEIVIKGDNVMKGYYRNPEASAEALRDGWLWTGDLAAYDEDGFLVVVGRQKALLISSDGEKYPPEEIEEAISNASDAFNHIMVYNEQRKFTTALVTLNEEHCRQLFYREGVQEAHKALELIREEFFRFKEAGRGGKKVPSAWAPAFFELIGKQFDEKEGLINSTMKMVRYKVTDRYRDRIEAMYQDEDFFNQRNIETLQKLFDLR, encoded by the coding sequence ATGCGAACAATTGTTACGCTGCTACACCAGGCCGAAAAACGGTATGGTGACCGTCCCTATCTCACAACCAAAACAGACGAAGGGTGGAGTCCGATATCCTTTCACAGCGCGGATACCCTCTCCCGGACCGCCGCAGCCTGGTTTTTACATCAAAAGGGGAAGAGAGGCGATCGGGTTGCCCTCCTCGCCGAAGGACGCCCCGAATGGGTTATTTCAGAGTTCGCAATGATCAAGGCGGGCCTCGTGTCGGTCCCCCTTTCCATTAAGCTCCTCTCCGAAGAAGTTCCCTTCAGACTGAACCACTCCTCGTGTCGGTATGTGGTTCTCAGCCGTATCACCCTTGGAAAACTTCTCGATACCTGGAAGCAGGTAGAGACAAAGCCACTCTTAATCCTCCTCGACGATCCCGATGACGACGAGCATAATCGAATGGAGGGGCTGGGCATCACCAAAGGCCCGGGATGGATAAGCTGGAGCAGCATCATCAAAGAGGGACGGCTTCTACTTGAAGCGGAACCGGAACTGGTCGAGCAGTCGGAAGCGCTCATCGCAGAAGATGATACGGTCAATATCTGCTATACCAGCGGGACCACGGGAAACCCCAAAGGGATCATGCTCACCCATCTCAATTACTGGACCAATGCAAACGATGCGGTAAACCATTTCAAGCTTCCCGATGCCGAATGTGAAACCCTGGTGATCCTCCCCCTCGACCACTCCTTCGCCCACACCGTGGCGATCTATGCCGCTCTTGCCCGGGGAATCACCCTCCATTTTGTGGATGCCCGCGGCGGATCCATGAGTATACTGCGAAACATCCCAGTGAATCTGACCGAAACAAACCCGACCTTTCTCCTTACGGTCCCGGCCCTTTCCGGGAATTTCATGAAAAAGATCATTCACGGCATCGCTCAACAGGGAAGCCTCGTTGAGAAACTGTTTCATAGCGGCATTACAGCGGGGATAGTCCTGGAGGGGGACGGCTTTCACAAGCCATCCCTGTCGACAAGGTTACGCTACACGCCGATACACCGCATGGCAAAGGCCCTGGTCTTCAACAAGGTCAAGGCAATCTTCGGCAACCGCATCGGTTTCTGTGTCGGAGGCGGCGCCCTTTTAGAGGTAAAACAGCAACAGTTTTTCGCGGCCCTGGGTGTTCCCATCTTTCAAGGCTACGGTCTGACCGAGGCCGCCCCCATCATCAGTGCAAATACTCCCCACAGGCACAAATACGGCACCAGCGGAAGCATCATGCCTTCGGTAACCTGTAAGATCATGAAAAGCGAAACCGAGGAGGCAAAGGTCGGGGAGATCGGCGAAATCGTCATCAAGGGCGACAACGTCATGAAGGGATACTACCGTAATCCCGAGGCTTCGGCAGAGGCCCTCAGGGATGGTTGGCTATGGACCGGGGATCTTGCCGCCTATGATGAAGACGGATTTCTGGTGGTGGTGGGCCGGCAAAAGGCGCTCCTGATCAGCAGCGACGGGGAAAAATATCCCCCGGAGGAGATCGAAGAGGCGATAAGCAATGCAAGCGACGCCTTCAACCACATCATGGTCTACAATGAACAGCGGAAGTTTACCACTGCTCTTGTTACACTGAACGAAGAGCACTGCCGACAACTTTTTTATAGGGAAGGGGTACAGGAGGCCCACAAGGCCCTCGAACTCATCAGGGAGGAATTCTTCCGCTTCAAAGAAGCCGGGAGAGGAGGGAAAAAGGTACCCTCGGCCTGGGCCCCCGCTTTTTTTGAGCTCATCGGCAAGCAATTTGACGAAAAAGAGGGCCTTATCAACAGCACCATGAAAATGGTCCGCTACAAGGTGACCGACCGCTATCGTGACCGGATAGAGGCAATGTACCAAGACGAGGACTTTTTTAACCAACGAAACATAGAGACCTTACAAAAGCTCTTTGACCTTCGTTGA
- a CDS encoding N-acetyltransferase: MDIELKAVRTSADRKAYALFPFSLFKKEPLWVPPLLQDELKVLDPAKNPSLKFSPHESWIAYRDGRAVGRITVLINTRLNEAKGEHEANFHMFDFIDDIEVSGALLERAAAWAEEKGATALTGPLGFHHLEHLGFLAEGFEELPTIAGPWNPPYYIEHLQKLGYEKKTGYIEFRITVPKEIPDKLRRLNELIKKRSKLTLVNFQNRKEVLPYAHEIFGIINEAYRPLSSVADIAQEEIELLIQQYFSFVLPQYVKVVKNEKGDVVGFGVAMHSMSRAFQKAKGRLFPFGFIHILRALKHEETLDLYLVGVLPEYQSMGIPALLIYEILKTSMERGIKWAETTAELEDNHRVQELWSMFERRQHKARRIYRKLLT, encoded by the coding sequence ATGGATATTGAGTTGAAAGCGGTTAGAACCTCTGCAGATAGAAAAGCTTACGCCCTCTTTCCTTTCTCCCTATTTAAAAAAGAGCCCCTCTGGGTCCCTCCGCTTCTGCAGGATGAGCTTAAGGTGCTCGATCCCGCGAAGAACCCGTCGCTGAAATTTTCACCCCATGAAAGCTGGATCGCCTACCGCGATGGAAGGGCCGTCGGAAGAATCACCGTCCTTATCAACACCCGTCTCAATGAGGCAAAGGGAGAACATGAGGCAAACTTCCATATGTTTGACTTTATCGACGATATCGAAGTCTCCGGAGCACTTCTTGAAAGGGCCGCCGCCTGGGCCGAAGAGAAAGGAGCAACGGCCCTCACCGGTCCCCTGGGCTTCCACCATCTCGAGCATCTCGGCTTTTTGGCTGAAGGTTTCGAAGAGCTGCCGACCATAGCCGGGCCCTGGAATCCCCCCTACTACATCGAACATCTGCAGAAGCTGGGCTATGAAAAAAAGACCGGCTACATCGAGTTTCGTATTACCGTTCCGAAAGAAATTCCCGATAAGCTTCGCCGCCTCAACGAACTGATAAAAAAGCGAAGCAAACTGACCCTTGTGAACTTCCAAAATAGAAAGGAGGTCCTCCCTTACGCCCATGAAATCTTCGGGATTATCAATGAAGCGTACAGGCCCCTGTCATCGGTAGCAGATATCGCACAGGAAGAGATCGAGCTCCTGATACAGCAATACTTTTCCTTCGTCCTTCCCCAATACGTAAAGGTTGTGAAGAATGAAAAGGGGGATGTGGTAGGCTTCGGCGTGGCAATGCACTCCATGAGCAGGGCCTTTCAAAAGGCAAAGGGCAGACTTTTTCCTTTTGGCTTCATTCACATCCTGCGTGCGCTCAAGCACGAGGAAACCCTGGACCTCTATCTTGTCGGGGTACTGCCGGAATATCAATCCATGGGAATTCCCGCCCTGCTGATCTACGAAATTCTGAAAACCAGCATGGAACGAGGCATCAAATGGGCAGAAACCACTGCAGAACTTGAGGACAACCATAGGGTCCAGGAACTTTGGAGCATGTTCGAACGCCGCCAGCATAAGGCGCGGAGAATCTATAGAAAGCTTCTCACCTAA
- a CDS encoding ATP-dependent Clp protease proteolytic subunit, with protein MRDSIFRIEEEENDTNDAKKGGPDPLMEKMMETRTIILSGEINKELAERVVRQLILLEAQSDDPIKVFIDSPGGDADAGFAIFDMMRFIKPDVYTIGMGLVASAAAIILLAAPVEHRIGLPNSHYLIHQPLSGIRGVATEIEIHARELQKLRIRINQLISEETGRDLDKVEKETDRDYWLNGTEAVDYGLISRVAKTRDELGV; from the coding sequence ATGAGAGATTCCATCTTCCGGATCGAAGAGGAAGAGAACGATACCAATGATGCCAAAAAGGGCGGTCCCGACCCGCTGATGGAAAAGATGATGGAGACGAGAACCATCATTTTGTCCGGAGAGATCAACAAGGAGCTTGCCGAACGGGTAGTGCGCCAGTTGATCTTGCTGGAAGCTCAAAGCGATGATCCCATCAAGGTTTTTATCGACAGCCCCGGAGGCGATGCCGATGCAGGCTTTGCCATCTTTGATATGATGCGTTTCATTAAGCCCGATGTGTACACCATCGGCATGGGCTTGGTTGCCAGTGCCGCAGCCATTATTCTTTTGGCAGCCCCTGTAGAGCACCGCATCGGTCTGCCCAACAGCCATTATCTGATTCATCAGCCCCTTTCCGGGATTCGCGGTGTTGCCACCGAGATAGAGATTCATGCCCGGGAGCTTCAAAAACTGCGGATCAGGATCAACCAACTCATTAGTGAAGAGACGGGCAGGGACCTCGATAAGGTCGAAAAAGAGACCGATCGTGATTACTGGCTCAATGGAACAGAGGCCGTTGATTACGGTTTGATTTCCAGAGTGGCAAAAACCCGTGACGAACTCGGAGTGTAG
- the era gene encoding GTPase Era produces the protein MAMKSAWITLIGRPSVGKSTLVNCLCGRKISIVAPSPQTTRSTVRGILTEERGQLVFADTPGYHISDKKLNRYLKTATEAALEECELVLYIIDATRSAGQEEREIAGLLAPLAEKLVVAINKNDLPEASVPAAETAAAEAFPGRPIFTISAETGEGTEALLNTLFELSPEGELLYPEEFYTDQDPEFRVTEIIREQVIGRLRQELPHAVYVAVEDMESDGKGEKLWIRAVIYVERESQKGIVVGKGGSGIAAIRKASQAEIARLFPYRIYLDLRVKSDPKWRNRDQLLKRMTGN, from the coding sequence ATGGCAATGAAATCAGCATGGATAACCCTTATCGGCCGCCCCTCGGTGGGTAAATCGACCCTGGTTAATTGCCTTTGCGGTAGAAAAATCTCTATTGTGGCCCCTTCTCCCCAAACCACAAGGAGTACCGTCAGGGGAATCCTCACCGAAGAACGGGGACAGTTGGTGTTTGCCGATACCCCGGGCTACCACATCTCGGATAAGAAACTGAATCGTTACCTAAAAACGGCGACCGAAGCAGCCCTGGAAGAGTGTGAATTAGTTCTCTATATCATCGACGCCACAAGGTCGGCGGGGCAGGAAGAGCGGGAGATAGCAGGGCTTCTCGCTCCCCTGGCCGAAAAGCTTGTGGTTGCGATCAACAAAAACGATCTTCCGGAAGCCTCTGTCCCAGCCGCCGAAACGGCAGCCGCCGAGGCCTTTCCCGGTCGGCCGATTTTCACCATATCCGCCGAAACAGGCGAGGGAACCGAAGCGCTTTTGAACACCCTCTTTGAGCTCTCCCCCGAAGGGGAACTCCTCTATCCCGAGGAGTTCTACACCGATCAGGACCCGGAATTCCGTGTCACCGAGATCATTAGGGAACAGGTAATCGGAAGGCTGAGGCAGGAGCTGCCCCACGCCGTCTACGTTGCCGTCGAAGATATGGAAAGCGACGGGAAGGGGGAAAAGCTCTGGATCAGGGCCGTTATTTATGTCGAAAGGGAGAGCCAGAAGGGAATCGTCGTAGGAAAGGGCGGAAGCGGCATCGCCGCCATACGGAAAGCATCCCAGGCCGAGATCGCCCGCCTTTTCCCCTACCGCATCTACCTCGACCTGCGGGTCAAAAGCGATCCCAAGTGGCGTAATCGGGACCAGCTTTTGAAACGCATGACCGGTAATTAG
- the lysS gene encoding lysine--tRNA ligase — MSTNAFHWADVTAEKIIRERGDKEVYTCASGITPSGTVHIGNFREIISVELVVRALRERGKKVRFIYSWDDYDVFRKVPKNMPKPELLETYLRKPITIVPDTSGRYASYAEANEKELEALLPGVGVEPEYIYQASRYRSSYYAEGIRQALEKRDTIRAILNEHRTSPLPDEWWPVSVFSTFTDKDTTTVLDWDGEWGLRYRCDETGKEESLDLRTTAAVKLPWRVDWPMRWALEGVDFEPAGKDHHSEGGSFDTARKVVEQVYGGKAPVSFQYDFIRIKGRGGKISSSSGEVIALPDVLEVYQPEIVRYLFAGTRPNAEFAISFDLDVLKIYEDYDKCERVYFGVQEISAKKADKEKRIYELSQVSDLPGVMPYQVPLRHLCNLLQVNEGDIEAVLDLYPDLKPLQRKRLEVRCRCAWNWITTFSPEDFRFSLRKSGDELPKISDSEKKALSLLRDQVDALADHDEKSLAEAIYAVAEEAGLDAKELFTLCYQVLIGKEKGPRLASFILTVGRDKILAILDRVLS, encoded by the coding sequence ATGAGTACGAATGCTTTCCACTGGGCGGATGTTACCGCCGAGAAGATTATCCGTGAACGGGGCGATAAAGAGGTTTACACCTGTGCTTCAGGGATTACCCCCTCGGGAACGGTCCATATTGGTAATTTCAGAGAGATTATCTCGGTTGAATTGGTTGTCAGAGCGCTGAGGGAGCGGGGCAAGAAGGTTCGTTTTATCTACAGTTGGGACGATTACGATGTCTTTCGTAAGGTCCCCAAGAATATGCCCAAGCCGGAATTGCTTGAGACCTATCTGCGCAAGCCGATCACCATTGTTCCCGATACCTCGGGACGTTACGCAAGCTATGCCGAGGCCAACGAGAAGGAGCTCGAGGCTCTTCTGCCCGGTGTAGGGGTCGAACCTGAGTACATCTATCAGGCATCCAGATACCGCTCTTCCTACTATGCGGAAGGGATCAGGCAGGCCCTTGAAAAGCGTGATACCATACGCGCGATTTTGAATGAGCACAGGACCAGCCCCCTTCCCGATGAGTGGTGGCCTGTTTCCGTGTTTTCCACCTTCACCGATAAGGACACGACCACCGTTCTCGACTGGGACGGCGAGTGGGGCCTGCGCTACCGCTGCGATGAGACGGGCAAGGAAGAGTCCCTCGATCTTCGTACGACCGCTGCGGTGAAGTTACCCTGGCGGGTTGACTGGCCCATGCGCTGGGCCCTGGAAGGGGTGGATTTCGAGCCTGCCGGAAAGGACCACCATTCGGAAGGCGGTTCCTTCGATACAGCCCGTAAGGTTGTTGAGCAGGTCTACGGGGGAAAGGCCCCTGTTTCCTTTCAGTACGACTTTATCAGGATAAAGGGGCGGGGCGGTAAGATTTCTTCTTCCAGCGGTGAGGTCATCGCCCTTCCCGATGTCCTTGAGGTCTACCAACCCGAGATCGTGCGCTATCTCTTTGCCGGAACCAGGCCGAATGCCGAGTTCGCCATTAGCTTCGACCTTGATGTGCTGAAGATTTATGAAGACTACGATAAATGTGAACGGGTTTATTTCGGGGTCCAGGAGATCAGTGCCAAAAAGGCGGATAAGGAGAAGCGCATCTACGAGCTTTCTCAGGTATCTGACCTTCCCGGGGTGATGCCCTATCAGGTACCCCTTCGCCACCTTTGCAACCTTCTTCAGGTTAATGAGGGGGACATAGAGGCGGTGCTCGATCTCTATCCGGACCTGAAGCCGCTCCAGCGCAAAAGGCTTGAGGTACGCTGTCGCTGTGCCTGGAATTGGATCACCACCTTCAGTCCCGAGGATTTTCGTTTCTCTCTGCGAAAGAGCGGCGATGAACTGCCTAAGATCAGCGATTCGGAGAAGAAGGCCCTTTCTCTTCTCCGCGATCAGGTCGATGCCTTGGCGGATCACGACGAGAAGAGCCTTGCCGAGGCGATCTATGCCGTGGCGGAAGAGGCCGGTCTTGATGCAAAGGAGCTCTTTACCCTCTGCTACCAGGTTCTCATTGGTAAGGAAAAGGGGCCGCGACTTGCCTCCTTCATCCTAACCGTCGGGAGGGATAAGATCCTTGCCATTCTTGATCGAGTACTTTCCTAG
- a CDS encoding Na/Pi cotransporter family protein translates to MIYTILQIAGSLGLFLFGMRTMSDGIQKAAGERLQAILNFMTGNRFAAIFTGFAITAIIQSSSATTVMVVSFVNAGLLQLTQAIGVIMGANIGTTVTGWIVAILGFKVKISAMALPAIGIGLPLIIIKKLEKEEVGEAIIGFGILFLGLSFLKDSVPDIKNHPEILQFLSNLTGSGLGPFLLFVMVGTLLTIVVQSSSAAMAITLTMAYAGWIDFQTAAAIVLGENIGTTVTAYLASIGTSVNARRASRAHTLFNVFGVFWMMIFFRPFLAMINMMVPGDVFAPGSANLIPSHLAMFHTMFNITNTIICSFFIKQIALVVTTLVPEEKGNVSGNYRLKYISASLQDTPELYLLTIKKELAKMTSIVSEMFDRFWEVFDHPDKKMGGEVERLKGMEDFTDQMQEEITRFLSSCSLDSMNKVSAANVYSMMRITNELESIGDGCYNLIVLAERRYKKKLKIDKEAVEDLRPYADLVHEFLEFITSHLNAHLSRQDLEVAQKIETKINKRRNTLKKNATKRLQHGAEVKAELLYIDVVRHVERIGDHCLNVAESLRQVY, encoded by the coding sequence ATGATCTATACCATCCTCCAGATAGCGGGGAGCCTCGGACTTTTCCTCTTCGGAATGCGAACCATGAGTGACGGCATCCAGAAGGCGGCGGGAGAACGCCTCCAGGCTATCCTTAATTTTATGACCGGCAACCGTTTTGCGGCCATTTTTACAGGATTCGCCATTACGGCCATCATCCAGTCATCATCCGCAACCACCGTCATGGTCGTCAGTTTCGTAAATGCAGGGCTCCTACAGCTCACCCAGGCCATCGGTGTCATTATGGGTGCGAACATAGGAACCACCGTTACCGGATGGATCGTGGCGATCCTCGGCTTTAAGGTAAAAATATCGGCAATGGCCCTGCCGGCTATCGGCATCGGCCTACCCCTTATCATCATCAAAAAACTGGAAAAAGAAGAGGTCGGAGAGGCCATCATCGGCTTCGGCATTCTCTTCCTCGGTCTATCCTTTCTGAAGGATTCCGTTCCTGACATAAAAAACCATCCCGAAATTCTTCAATTTCTGAGTAACCTTACCGGCAGCGGTCTCGGTCCCTTCCTTCTCTTCGTCATGGTGGGCACGCTCCTAACCATCGTCGTGCAATCCTCCTCTGCCGCCATGGCCATCACCCTTACCATGGCATATGCAGGATGGATCGACTTCCAAACCGCCGCAGCCATCGTCCTCGGAGAGAATATAGGAACCACCGTCACCGCCTATCTTGCATCCATAGGCACAAGCGTAAACGCACGGAGGGCAAGCCGGGCCCACACCCTTTTCAATGTTTTCGGTGTCTTCTGGATGATGATATTCTTCCGTCCCTTCCTTGCCATGATAAATATGATGGTCCCGGGAGATGTCTTTGCCCCCGGCAGCGCAAATCTCATCCCGAGCCATCTTGCAATGTTTCATACCATGTTCAACATCACCAATACCATCATCTGCAGCTTTTTCATCAAACAGATCGCTCTTGTTGTAACAACCCTCGTTCCGGAAGAAAAGGGAAATGTGTCGGGAAATTATCGTCTCAAGTACATATCGGCGTCCCTTCAGGACACGCCGGAGCTTTACCTTCTGACGATAAAGAAAGAGCTTGCAAAAATGACGAGCATCGTCAGCGAGATGTTCGACCGCTTTTGGGAGGTCTTCGATCATCCGGATAAAAAAATGGGCGGCGAAGTCGAACGACTGAAAGGCATGGAAGATTTTACCGATCAGATGCAGGAAGAGATAACACGATTTCTCTCTTCATGCAGCCTGGACAGCATGAACAAGGTAAGCGCAGCCAATGTTTACAGCATGATGAGAATCACCAACGAACTGGAAAGCATAGGAGACGGCTGCTATAACCTTATCGTCCTTGCCGAACGTCGATACAAAAAGAAGCTGAAAATCGACAAAGAGGCCGTCGAAGATCTGCGCCCCTATGCAGATCTGGTCCATGAATTCCTTGAATTCATAACAAGTCACCTCAACGCGCACCTTTCCCGGCAAGACCTTGAGGTGGCGCAGAAGATAGAGACGAAAATCAACAAGCGGCGAAACACCCTGAAAAAGAACGCTACCAAGCGACTTCAGCACGGCGCAGAAGTCAAAGCGGAGCTCCTCTATATCGATGTCGTTCGTCACGTCGAACGGATCGGGGATCACTGCCTGAATGTCGCCGAGAGCCTGCGTCAGGTCTACTAA
- the argH gene encoding argininosuccinate lyase, translating into MAKLWQKGYELDTLIEAFTVGRDWELDGRLVAADCTASAAHATMLEAVGLLKRKELELLLEGLKAIVLADEKGEFPIRREDEDCHTAIENFLVASCGDAGKKIHTGRSRNDQVLTALRVYGREAAGKVLEAGLDLQQWLLKCAEENRDVPMPGRTHMQVAMPSSVGLWAAAWAEEIGDDLALLEFTIAMYDQSPLGSAASYGVPLPLDREMSARLLGFSKLQNNVLYANNSRGKFEAMILDALDQLMQTFSKMSQDLILFSLPEFGYFSLPKELCSGSSIMPQKKNPDGLELMRAKAASMSAWASQVKGIIRSLPSGYNRDFQETKEPFILGLELALQAALVMERTISRLEVNRQRLFDAFTPEIFATDAALELVAGGMSFRDAYRKVGTELDQVSGRDPVESIRNRTAAGTAGNLRLDLSQEGIDGARERLASRRGRWAEARKALLGIDFSVV; encoded by the coding sequence ATGGCAAAGTTGTGGCAGAAGGGGTACGAGCTCGATACCCTGATCGAAGCGTTCACCGTCGGACGTGATTGGGAGCTTGACGGGAGGCTTGTGGCCGCCGACTGCACGGCAAGCGCCGCCCATGCGACCATGCTCGAGGCTGTGGGGCTCCTGAAGCGAAAGGAGCTGGAGCTGTTGCTCGAAGGGCTGAAGGCTATCGTCCTGGCCGATGAGAAGGGAGAGTTTCCGATCCGTCGAGAGGATGAGGATTGCCATACCGCCATTGAGAATTTTCTGGTTGCATCCTGCGGGGATGCGGGAAAGAAGATCCACACCGGGCGGAGCAGAAACGACCAGGTACTTACGGCCCTGCGGGTTTACGGTAGAGAGGCTGCCGGTAAGGTGCTTGAGGCGGGGCTTGATCTGCAGCAGTGGCTCCTGAAATGTGCCGAAGAGAATAGGGATGTCCCCATGCCGGGACGGACCCACATGCAGGTGGCCATGCCCTCTTCTGTAGGGCTGTGGGCTGCGGCCTGGGCCGAGGAGATCGGCGACGATCTTGCCCTCCTTGAGTTTACCATCGCTATGTACGATCAAAGCCCCCTGGGCTCTGCGGCAAGCTACGGTGTGCCTCTGCCCCTGGACCGGGAGATGAGTGCAAGGCTCCTGGGATTTTCCAAGCTTCAGAATAATGTCTTATACGCGAACAACAGTCGGGGAAAGTTTGAGGCGATGATCCTCGACGCCCTCGATCAGCTGATGCAGACCTTCAGCAAGATGAGTCAGGACCTCATCCTCTTTTCCCTTCCGGAGTTCGGCTATTTTTCTCTGCCGAAAGAGCTGTGCTCCGGATCGAGTATTATGCCGCAGAAGAAGAACCCCGACGGGCTTGAGCTGATGCGGGCAAAGGCCGCTTCAATGAGCGCCTGGGCATCCCAGGTGAAGGGCATCATTCGCTCCCTTCCCAGCGGCTATAACCGTGATTTTCAGGAGACCAAGGAACCCTTTATCCTCGGTCTTGAGCTTGCTCTTCAGGCCGCTCTAGTGATGGAGCGTACCATCTCCCGCCTCGAAGTGAACCGGCAGCGGCTTTTCGACGCCTTTACCCCCGAGATTTTCGCCACCGATGCGGCGCTGGAGCTGGTTGCCGGGGGCATGAGTTTTCGGGATGCCTATCGAAAGGTGGGAACGGAGCTGGACCAGGTAAGCGGACGGGACCCGGTGGAGAGTATTCGTAACCGCACCGCCGCAGGAACTGCCGGAAATTTGCGGCTGGACTTGAGTCAGGAGGGGATCGACGGAGCACGGGAGCGGCTGGCTTCACGGCGCGGCCGCTGGGCCGAGGCCCGTAAGGCCCTGCTGGGAATCGATTTTTCTGTCGTTTAG
- a CDS encoding DUF364 domain-containing protein, translating into MQSELYRNLIEATLERSEGRFVDTISIGLGYTAVTTSDGSCGVSFTYLDKKEGCTVVKDPMDYEGKPVSELLKLLDSEKLVERSAAIALINAVNNPASAELPEDDGTLFAKLGIAKETRCAMVGYFGPVVAQMEKAGAHLEVIDEGKEMGNAERFFRYMESEAEALILTSTSIINGSTESILERLRPGARCAMLGPTTPIMPEAFRFLPVDYLGGISVVNPEGVLAAVRHGKGTPAINRHAKKVLCQVHPPKSTTAGS; encoded by the coding sequence ATGCAATCAGAACTTTATCGCAACCTGATAGAGGCCACACTGGAGCGATCCGAAGGTCGTTTTGTCGATACCATATCCATCGGACTCGGCTATACCGCCGTAACCACCAGCGACGGAAGCTGCGGTGTTTCTTTTACCTACCTGGACAAGAAAGAGGGATGCACCGTAGTCAAGGACCCTATGGATTATGAAGGTAAACCGGTCAGCGAATTGTTAAAGCTCCTCGACTCGGAAAAACTCGTGGAACGATCGGCCGCGATCGCCCTCATCAATGCCGTCAACAACCCCGCCTCGGCCGAACTGCCCGAAGACGACGGAACCCTTTTTGCAAAGCTCGGTATCGCAAAGGAAACCCGCTGCGCCATGGTTGGCTACTTCGGCCCGGTCGTCGCCCAAATGGAAAAGGCGGGGGCCCACCTCGAAGTAATCGACGAGGGGAAAGAAATGGGGAATGCCGAACGTTTTTTCCGCTACATGGAGAGCGAAGCGGAGGCGCTGATCCTTACCAGTACCAGCATCATCAACGGGAGTACCGAATCGATCCTGGAACGGCTTCGCCCTGGTGCCCGCTGCGCCATGCTGGGGCCCACCACCCCGATCATGCCCGAAGCCTTCCGTTTTTTACCCGTGGACTATCTGGGAGGCATATCCGTCGTCAATCCGGAAGGGGTATTAGCGGCCGTACGCCATGGAAAAGGCACACCGGCCATCAATCGCCACGCTAAAAAGGTGCTCTGCCAGGTTCACCCGCCGAAATCCACCACGGCAGGCAGCTGA